Proteins co-encoded in one Ralstonia sp. RRA genomic window:
- a CDS encoding carbon-nitrogen hydrolase family protein, with product MDAPFEAPFRVAAIQTVTGIEVDANLARADALLAEAAAQGAQLALLPEYFCKMGRKDSDKVAIRENDEDGPIQTFLADAARRHKLWLVGGTLPMWCADEQRVRNTSLAFNPAGMRVARYDKIHLFNFVRGEERYDEARTIEPGATPVAFDAPCGRVGMSVCYDLRFPELYRALSSQGNLNLILMPAAFTYVTGAAHWEILLRARAVENQCYVLAAAQGGRHENGRRTWGHSMLVDPWGEVIAALPEGEGVVVGDMDPARLAQVRQDLPALKHRVM from the coding sequence ATGGATGCGCCGTTCGAAGCACCTTTCCGCGTCGCCGCCATCCAGACGGTGACGGGCATCGAGGTGGACGCCAACCTGGCCCGCGCCGATGCACTGCTCGCCGAGGCTGCAGCCCAGGGCGCGCAACTGGCGCTGCTGCCCGAGTACTTCTGCAAGATGGGCCGCAAGGACAGCGACAAGGTCGCCATCCGCGAGAATGACGAGGACGGCCCCATCCAGACGTTCCTGGCCGATGCCGCGCGCCGCCACAAGCTGTGGCTGGTCGGCGGCACGCTGCCGATGTGGTGCGCAGACGAGCAACGCGTGCGCAACACGTCGCTCGCGTTCAACCCAGCGGGCATGCGCGTTGCGCGTTACGACAAGATCCACCTGTTCAACTTCGTGCGCGGCGAAGAGCGCTACGACGAAGCCCGCACCATCGAGCCCGGTGCCACACCGGTCGCCTTCGATGCGCCGTGCGGCCGCGTGGGCATGTCGGTGTGCTACGACCTGCGCTTTCCGGAGCTGTACCGCGCGCTGTCGTCACAGGGCAACCTGAACTTGATTCTGATGCCGGCGGCCTTCACCTACGTGACAGGCGCCGCGCACTGGGAAATCCTGCTGCGTGCCCGCGCGGTCGAGAACCAGTGCTACGTGCTCGCCGCCGCACAGGGCGGGCGCCACGAAAACGGCCGTCGCACCTGGGGCCACTCCATGCTGGTCGACCCGTGGGGCGAAGTCATCGCCGCGCTGCCCGAAGGCGAAGGCGTGGTCGTCGGCGACATGGACCCGGCCCGCCTGGCGCAAGTGCGCCAGGACTTGCCGGCGTTGAAACACCGTGTGATGTAA
- the tldD gene encoding metalloprotease TldD produces the protein MNAGDIAIQNLSIARRVLLDPYGLDEAHLQRALADIFTHRVDYADLYFQYTRNEAWSLEEGIVKSGSFSIDQGVGVRAVSGDRTAFAYSDDISLPALMQAAGATRTIGKAGSGRVKVASSLASGPSGHSLYAPNDPLDSMTASEKVALLERIEKLARAKDPRVVQVMAGLAGEYDVMLVARSDGVIAADVRPLVRISVTVIAEQNGRREMGSSGGGGRYAYGYFTDDLLREYVDEAVSSALVNLEAKPAPAGTMTVVLGPGWPGVLLHEAIGHGLEGDFNRKGSSAFSGRMGERVAAKGVTVVDDGTLANRRGSLNLDDEGNPTQCNTLIEDGILTGYMQDTLNARLMKMPVTGNARRESYAALPMPRMTNTYMLGGDKDPQEIIASVKKGLYAVNFGGGQVDITNGKFVFSASEAYMIEDGKITYPVKGATLVGSGPESLKHVTMIGNDMRLDSGIGVCGKEGQSVPVGVGQPTLRMENMTVGGTA, from the coding sequence ATGAACGCAGGCGACATCGCCATCCAGAATCTGTCCATCGCGCGCCGCGTGCTGCTCGATCCGTACGGCCTTGATGAGGCGCACCTGCAGCGCGCACTGGCCGACATCTTCACACACCGCGTCGACTATGCCGACCTCTACTTCCAGTACACCCGCAACGAGGCGTGGAGCCTGGAAGAAGGCATCGTCAAATCCGGGAGCTTCAGCATCGACCAGGGCGTGGGCGTTCGCGCCGTCTCGGGCGACCGCACCGCGTTTGCGTATTCCGACGACATCAGCCTGCCCGCGCTGATGCAGGCCGCCGGTGCCACGCGCACCATCGGCAAGGCCGGGTCCGGCCGCGTGAAGGTGGCGAGCAGCCTCGCCAGCGGCCCGAGCGGCCACTCGCTGTATGCGCCGAACGACCCGCTCGATTCGATGACGGCCTCCGAAAAGGTCGCCCTGCTCGAACGCATCGAAAAGCTCGCCCGCGCCAAAGACCCGCGCGTGGTGCAGGTCATGGCCGGCCTGGCTGGCGAATACGACGTGATGCTGGTCGCGCGCAGCGACGGCGTGATCGCGGCCGACGTGCGCCCGCTGGTGCGCATCTCCGTTACCGTCATCGCCGAGCAGAATGGGCGCCGCGAGATGGGCAGCTCCGGCGGCGGCGGCCGTTATGCCTACGGCTACTTCACCGACGACCTGCTGCGCGAATACGTGGACGAGGCGGTCTCCTCCGCGCTCGTCAACCTGGAAGCCAAGCCGGCACCGGCGGGCACCATGACCGTCGTGCTCGGCCCGGGCTGGCCCGGCGTGCTGCTGCACGAAGCCATCGGCCACGGCCTGGAAGGCGATTTCAACCGCAAGGGCTCATCCGCCTTTTCTGGCCGCATGGGTGAGCGCGTGGCAGCCAAGGGCGTCACCGTGGTCGATGACGGCACGCTCGCCAACCGCCGCGGGTCGCTCAACCTCGACGACGAAGGCAACCCCACGCAGTGCAACACGCTCATCGAAGACGGCATCCTCACCGGCTACATGCAGGACACGCTCAACGCACGCCTGATGAAGATGCCGGTGACCGGCAACGCCCGCCGCGAGAGCTACGCCGCCCTGCCCATGCCGCGCATGACCAACACCTACATGCTCGGCGGCGACAAAGACCCGCAGGAGATCATCGCCAGCGTGAAGAAGGGGCTGTATGCGGTCAACTTTGGCGGCGGCCAGGTCGACATCACCAACGGCAAGTTCGTGTTCTCGGCCAGCGAGGCCTACATGATCGAGGACGGCAAGATCACCTATCCCGTCAAGGGTGCCACGCTGGTCGGCAGCGGCCCCGAATCGCTCAAGCACGTGACCATGATCGGCAACGACATGCGCCTCGATTCGGGTATCGGCGTGTGCGGCAAGGAAGGCCAGAGCGTGCCGGTGGGCGTGGGTCAGCCGACCCTGCGCATGGAGAACATGACGGTGGGCGGCACGGCTTAA
- the aroG gene encoding 3-deoxy-7-phosphoheptulonate synthase AroG yields the protein MPKNTDDLRIRELKELTPPSHLIREFPCSDTVSDLIYQSRNAMHRILHGMDDRLIVIIGPCSIHDTKAAMDYARRLVEQRERFKNELEIVMRVYFEKPRTTVGWKGLINDPHMDGSFKINDGLRTARELLMNINELGLPAGTEYLDVISPQYIADLVSWGAIGARTTESQVHRELASGLSCPVGFKNGTDGNVKIAVDAIKAASQPHHFLSVTKGGHSAIVSTAGNEDCHIILRGGKAPNYDAASVQEACEAIAKSGLAARLMIDASHANSSKKHENQIPVCEDIGRQMAAGDNRIVGVMVESHINAGRQDHVQGTPVSDLAYGQSVTDACIGWDDSVKVLETLAEAVRKRRLVPGSGN from the coding sequence ATGCCGAAGAACACCGATGATTTGCGCATTCGCGAACTGAAAGAGCTGACGCCGCCGTCGCATCTGATCCGCGAATTCCCGTGCAGCGACACCGTGTCCGACCTGATCTACCAAAGCCGGAACGCGATGCACCGCATCCTGCACGGCATGGACGACCGCCTGATCGTCATCATCGGCCCCTGCTCCATCCACGACACCAAGGCTGCGATGGACTACGCCCGCCGCCTGGTCGAGCAGCGCGAGCGCTTCAAGAACGAGCTGGAAATCGTCATGCGCGTGTACTTCGAGAAACCGCGTACCACGGTCGGCTGGAAGGGCCTGATCAACGATCCGCACATGGACGGCAGCTTCAAGATCAACGACGGCCTGCGCACCGCGCGCGAGCTGCTGATGAACATCAACGAGCTGGGCCTGCCCGCCGGCACCGAATACCTCGACGTGATCAGCCCGCAGTACATCGCCGACTTGGTGAGCTGGGGCGCCATCGGTGCGCGTACCACCGAAAGCCAGGTGCACCGCGAGCTGGCGTCCGGCCTGTCGTGCCCGGTCGGCTTCAAGAACGGCACCGACGGCAACGTGAAGATCGCCGTGGACGCCATCAAGGCCGCCTCGCAGCCGCACCACTTCCTGTCGGTCACCAAGGGCGGCCACTCAGCCATCGTGTCGACGGCGGGCAACGAGGATTGCCACATCATCCTGCGCGGCGGCAAGGCGCCCAACTACGACGCCGCCAGCGTGCAGGAAGCCTGCGAAGCCATCGCCAAGTCGGGCCTGGCCGCGCGCCTGATGATCGACGCCTCGCACGCCAACAGCAGCAAGAAGCACGAAAACCAGATCCCGGTGTGCGAAGACATCGGCCGCCAGATGGCTGCCGGCGACAACCGCATCGTCGGTGTGATGGTGGAGTCGCACATCAACGCCGGCCGCCAGGACCACGTGCAAGGCACGCCGGTGTCCGACCTGGCCTACGGCCAGAGCGTGACCGACGCCTGCATCGGCTGGGACGATTCGGTGAAGGTGCTGGAAACGCTGGCCGAGGCCGTGCGCAAACGCCGTCTGGTGCCCGGCAGCGGCAACTGA
- a CDS encoding mechanosensitive ion channel family protein produces the protein MADTLADTAVNTASKYQAIIAQYATDVGMKILAAIVFWVVGRWLINFAVRMVEGSLSRQKVDPTVLRYVGSIITVTLNVLLVIGILGYFGIQTTTFAALIAAAGVAIGMAWSGLLSNFAAGAFLIVLRPFKVGDFVTVGGITGTVKEIGLFATSLNTPDNVVTIVGNGKIFSDTIQNYTANPFRRVELKAQLAGSADHRAAIALLKEKVAAIPNVLTDPAVDVEILEFNLVGPVLAVRPYTHNDNYWQVYFDTNRTIKEALAEAGFPAPTPSQALTITTPGQLAGLTAVAQSTTTPTSVN, from the coding sequence ATGGCAGACACCCTGGCGGACACCGCCGTCAATACCGCAAGCAAGTACCAGGCGATCATCGCGCAGTACGCCACCGACGTCGGCATGAAGATCCTTGCCGCCATCGTCTTCTGGGTGGTCGGCCGCTGGCTGATCAATTTCGCGGTACGTATGGTGGAAGGTTCGTTGAGCCGACAGAAGGTCGATCCAACGGTGCTGCGCTATGTGGGCTCAATCATCACCGTCACGTTGAACGTGCTGCTGGTGATCGGCATCCTGGGCTACTTCGGCATCCAAACGACGACGTTCGCGGCGCTGATTGCAGCAGCCGGCGTGGCCATCGGCATGGCATGGTCGGGGCTGCTGTCGAACTTTGCGGCAGGCGCGTTCCTGATCGTGCTGCGGCCGTTCAAGGTGGGCGATTTCGTGACGGTCGGTGGCATCACCGGCACGGTCAAGGAAATCGGCCTGTTCGCCACGTCGCTCAACACGCCGGACAACGTGGTCACCATTGTCGGCAACGGCAAGATCTTCTCCGACACGATCCAGAACTACACCGCCAACCCGTTCCGCCGCGTTGAACTGAAAGCGCAATTGGCCGGCAGCGCCGACCACCGCGCCGCCATCGCGCTGCTCAAGGAGAAGGTTGCCGCCATCCCGAATGTATTGACCGATCCGGCCGTCGATGTGGAGATCCTGGAGTTCAACTTGGTGGGACCGGTGCTGGCCGTGCGCCCCTACACGCACAACGACAACTACTGGCAGGTCTACTTCGACACCAACCGCACGATCAAGGAAGCGCTGGCCGAGGCTGGCTTCCCGGCACCGACGCCGTCGCAGGCCCTGACGATTACGACGCCGGGGCAACTGGCCGGGCTGACTGCCGTGGCACAGAGCACGACCACGCCGACGAGCGTGAACTGA
- a CDS encoding cob(I)yrinic acid a,c-diamide adenosyltransferase yields MGNRLSKIATRTGDDGTTGLGDGSRTAKDSLRIAAIGDVDELNSHIGVLLTETLPDGVRAALTAIQHDLFDLGGELCIPGYTMVTTAHVLRLDQWLADYNADLPRLAEFILPGGSRAAAQAHICRTVARRAERSIVALGRAETIGEAPRQYVNRLSDLLFVLARVLNRADGGTDVLWKRDEHKPA; encoded by the coding sequence GTGGGCAACCGCTTATCCAAGATCGCCACGCGCACCGGCGACGACGGCACCACCGGCCTCGGCGATGGCAGCCGCACGGCAAAAGACAGTCTGCGCATCGCCGCCATCGGCGACGTCGACGAACTGAACTCGCACATCGGCGTACTGCTGACGGAAACGCTGCCCGACGGCGTGCGTGCGGCGCTCACCGCCATCCAGCATGACTTGTTCGACCTCGGCGGCGAGTTGTGCATCCCTGGCTACACGATGGTCACGACGGCGCACGTGCTGCGGCTCGACCAATGGCTGGCGGACTACAACGCCGATCTGCCGCGCCTGGCCGAATTCATCTTGCCGGGCGGCAGCCGCGCGGCGGCACAGGCGCACATCTGCCGCACCGTCGCGCGCCGGGCCGAACGCAGCATCGTCGCACTCGGCCGCGCAGAGACCATTGGCGAGGCGCCACGTCAGTACGTCAATCGTCTATCGGACCTGCTGTTCGTGCTGGCGCGCGTGCTCAATCGCGCAGACGGCGGTACGGATGTGCTGTGGAAGCGCGACGAGCACAAGCCCGCGTAA
- a CDS encoding FAD-linked oxidase C-terminal domain-containing protein, whose protein sequence is MNHPAPPSQLIRKPIPHVMLDALRARFGDRLSTAEAVRAHHGRDESAYDPMLPDAVVFAQTTEDVAAVAKLCFEHEIPLIPYGAGSSLEGHLLAVAGGVSLDLSQMNHVLSVHPEDLTVTVEPGVTRKQLNTEIRDTGLFFPIDPGADASIGGMCATRASGTNAVRYGTMRENVLNLTVVTADGRIIKTANRARKSSAGYDLTRLFIGSEGTLGIITEITLKLYPQPEAVSAAVCAFPSMGDAVSAVIDTIQMGVPIARVEFVDALAIRAINQYDKLTLPEMPTLFFEFHGSEHGVQEQAETVQQIAAEHKGQGFEWATRPEDRSRLWNARHNAFFAFLQLKPGCRAVTTDVCVPISRLADCVVETEKDLLASPFKLPAPIVGHVGDGNFHVCLLIDPDKPEERDEAEHINQRIVARAIAMDGTCTGEHGVGLHKMGSLIAEHGNDAIDLMRSIKQALDPKHILNPGKIFHL, encoded by the coding sequence ATGAACCACCCCGCTCCCCCTTCCCAGTTGATCCGCAAACCGATTCCGCACGTCATGCTCGACGCGCTGCGCGCCCGTTTCGGGGATCGCCTCTCCACCGCCGAAGCCGTGCGCGCCCACCACGGCCGCGACGAATCCGCCTACGACCCGATGCTGCCCGACGCCGTCGTCTTCGCGCAGACCACCGAGGACGTCGCCGCCGTCGCCAAGCTGTGCTTCGAGCACGAAATTCCGCTGATCCCGTACGGCGCAGGCTCGTCGCTCGAAGGGCACCTTCTGGCCGTGGCCGGCGGCGTGAGCCTCGATCTCTCGCAGATGAACCACGTGCTGTCCGTCCACCCGGAAGACCTGACGGTGACGGTCGAGCCAGGCGTCACGCGCAAGCAGCTCAATACCGAAATCCGCGACACGGGCTTGTTCTTCCCGATCGACCCGGGTGCGGATGCGTCCATTGGCGGCATGTGCGCGACGCGCGCGTCCGGCACCAACGCCGTGCGCTACGGCACGATGCGCGAGAACGTGCTGAACCTGACGGTGGTCACCGCCGACGGCCGCATCATCAAGACGGCCAACCGCGCACGCAAATCGTCGGCGGGCTACGACCTGACGCGCCTGTTCATCGGCAGCGAGGGGACGCTGGGCATCATCACCGAGATCACGCTGAAGCTGTATCCGCAGCCGGAGGCCGTGTCCGCCGCCGTATGCGCGTTCCCGAGCATGGGCGATGCGGTGTCCGCCGTGATCGACACCATCCAGATGGGCGTGCCGATTGCGCGCGTGGAGTTTGTCGACGCACTGGCCATCCGCGCGATCAACCAGTACGACAAGCTCACGCTGCCCGAAATGCCGACGCTGTTCTTCGAGTTCCACGGCTCGGAGCACGGCGTGCAGGAACAGGCCGAGACCGTCCAGCAGATCGCCGCCGAGCACAAAGGCCAAGGCTTCGAATGGGCCACGCGCCCCGAAGACCGCAGCCGCCTGTGGAACGCCCGCCACAACGCATTCTTCGCCTTTCTGCAACTCAAGCCCGGTTGCCGCGCGGTCACGACCGATGTGTGCGTGCCGATCTCGCGCCTGGCGGATTGCGTGGTCGAGACCGAGAAAGACCTGCTCGCCAGCCCGTTCAAACTGCCCGCCCCCATCGTCGGCCACGTGGGCGACGGCAACTTCCACGTCTGCCTGCTGATCGACCCCGACAAGCCGGAGGAACGGGACGAGGCCGAGCACATCAACCAGCGCATCGTCGCGCGTGCGATTGCCATGGACGGCACCTGCACCGGCGAGCACGGCGTCGGCCTGCACAAGATGGGCTCGCTCATCGCCGAGCACGGCAACGATGCGATCGACCTGATGCGCAGCATCAAGCAGGCGCTGGATCCGAAGCACATCCTGAACCCCGGCAAGATCTTCCACCTGTAA
- a CDS encoding LysR substrate-binding domain-containing protein, with the protein MSSVFKRVPPLHLLIAFEAGARHASFARAAEELSVTPSAVSHRIKNLEELWGEDLFVRTGTALRLTAAGTRYLRSVQDALKSLHELARPEFSKQRARLRVAIPPTFGRQHLVPRIPEFNALYPHIDVELHLSIPFLDVKAEDTDVEIRYGTGRYPDLKTTLLLNEPVFPACGRGYFEQISGNTITEASQLLNLTLLRSPLEPWRPWFEAAGLDAPEPATGSLFNDIGLMLEAVASNQGVALVRQAMARNWLASGQIVRLLDIESTSPHAYYIVQREQAPMKPEAQHFVDWLLGLDW; encoded by the coding sequence ATGTCCTCCGTCTTCAAGCGCGTTCCTCCGCTGCATCTGCTGATTGCCTTTGAGGCGGGGGCACGCCATGCGAGCTTTGCGCGGGCGGCCGAAGAGTTGTCGGTTACGCCCAGCGCGGTGTCCCACCGCATCAAGAACCTTGAGGAGCTGTGGGGCGAAGACCTGTTCGTGCGCACCGGCACGGCGCTGCGGCTCACCGCTGCCGGCACGCGCTACCTGCGCAGCGTGCAAGACGCGCTCAAGAGCCTGCACGAACTGGCGCGGCCCGAATTCAGCAAGCAGCGCGCGCGGCTGCGCGTGGCGATTCCGCCCACTTTCGGGCGCCAGCACCTGGTGCCGCGCATCCCCGAGTTCAACGCGCTGTACCCGCACATCGACGTCGAGCTGCATCTCTCCATCCCGTTCCTCGATGTGAAGGCCGAGGATACGGACGTCGAAATCCGCTACGGCACCGGCCGCTATCCGGACCTGAAGACGACGCTGCTGCTCAACGAGCCGGTCTTCCCAGCGTGCGGGCGCGGCTACTTCGAGCAGATCAGCGGCAACACCATCACCGAAGCCTCGCAACTGCTGAACCTCACGCTGCTGCGCAGCCCGCTGGAGCCGTGGCGCCCGTGGTTCGAGGCGGCGGGGCTCGATGCGCCGGAGCCTGCCACCGGCTCGCTCTTCAACGACATCGGCCTGATGCTCGAAGCCGTAGCGTCGAACCAGGGCGTGGCACTGGTGCGGCAGGCCATGGCGCGCAACTGGCTGGCCTCGGGGCAGATCGTGCGGTTGCTGGACATCGAATCGACGTCGCCACATGCTTATTACATCGTCCAGCGCGAGCAGGCGCCGATGAAGCCCGAGGCGCAGCATTTCGTAGACTGGCTGCTTGGGCTGGATTGGTAA
- a CDS encoding FAD-linked oxidase C-terminal domain-containing protein, whose amino-acid sequence MNAPLPSSTRDLSALQAELTAALSQIVPDDALLWEREDTTPYECDGLAAYRQVPLAVVLPDTEAQVVEILRVCHRMGVPVVPRGAGTSLSGGAMPTPGGLVLSLAKFKRILKVDAYTRTAVVQPGVRNLAISEAANPHGLYYAPDPSSQIACTIGGNVNENSGGVHCLKYGLTVHNVLRVRAVMMDGEVVEFGSEAPDAPGLDLLAIVIGSEGMLAVVTEVTVRLIPKPQLAQVIMASFDDVEAGGNAVADVIAAGIIPAGLEMMDKPATAAVEEFVCAGYDLDAAAILLCESDGTPEEVAEEIARMSEVLRASGATRIQVSQSEAERLKFWSGRKNAFPAAGRISPDYYCMDGTIPRKHIGTLLRRIQEMEQKYALRCINVFHAGDGNMHPLILFNGEDQDEWHRAELFGSDILETCVELGGTVTGEHGVGVEKLSSMCVQFSTEERDAFLRVKAAFDPARLLNPDKAIPTLARCAEYGKLHVRNGLLPHPDLPRF is encoded by the coding sequence ATGAACGCGCCGCTGCCCTCCTCCACCCGAGACCTGTCTGCCCTGCAGGCCGAGTTGACCGCCGCGCTGTCGCAGATCGTTCCCGACGACGCCCTGCTCTGGGAGCGCGAAGACACCACCCCGTATGAATGCGACGGCCTCGCCGCCTACCGGCAGGTACCGCTCGCCGTGGTGCTGCCAGACACCGAGGCGCAGGTCGTCGAAATCCTGCGCGTGTGTCATCGCATGGGCGTGCCCGTGGTGCCGCGCGGCGCGGGGACGAGCCTGTCGGGTGGCGCGATGCCCACGCCGGGCGGGCTGGTGCTGTCGCTGGCCAAGTTCAAGCGCATCCTCAAGGTCGATGCCTACACGCGCACGGCCGTTGTGCAGCCGGGCGTGCGCAACCTCGCCATTTCGGAAGCGGCCAATCCGCATGGGCTGTACTACGCGCCCGATCCGTCATCGCAGATCGCCTGCACCATCGGCGGCAACGTGAACGAGAACTCCGGCGGCGTGCACTGCCTCAAGTACGGCCTGACCGTGCACAACGTGCTGCGCGTGCGGGCGGTGATGATGGACGGCGAGGTCGTCGAATTCGGTAGCGAGGCGCCCGACGCGCCGGGCCTGGACCTACTCGCCATCGTGATCGGCTCCGAAGGCATGCTGGCCGTGGTGACGGAAGTGACCGTGCGCCTGATCCCCAAGCCGCAACTCGCGCAGGTGATCATGGCCAGCTTTGACGACGTGGAAGCCGGCGGCAACGCCGTGGCCGACGTGATTGCCGCGGGCATCATCCCAGCCGGGCTGGAGATGATGGACAAGCCCGCCACGGCGGCGGTGGAAGAATTCGTCTGCGCCGGCTACGACCTGGACGCCGCCGCCATCCTGCTGTGCGAATCCGACGGCACGCCGGAAGAGGTGGCAGAAGAGATCGCGCGCATGAGCGAGGTGCTGCGCGCATCCGGTGCCACACGCATCCAGGTCTCGCAAAGCGAAGCCGAGCGCCTGAAGTTCTGGAGCGGGCGCAAGAACGCCTTCCCGGCTGCGGGCCGCATCTCGCCCGACTACTACTGCATGGACGGCACCATCCCGCGCAAGCATATCGGCACGCTGCTGCGGCGCATCCAGGAGATGGAGCAGAAGTACGCCCTGCGCTGCATCAACGTGTTCCACGCGGGCGACGGCAACATGCATCCGCTCATCCTCTTCAACGGCGAAGACCAGGACGAGTGGCACCGCGCTGAACTGTTCGGCTCGGACATCCTGGAAACGTGCGTGGAGCTGGGCGGCACCGTCACTGGCGAACACGGCGTGGGCGTCGAGAAACTCAGCTCGATGTGCGTGCAGTTTTCCACCGAGGAGCGCGACGCCTTCCTGCGCGTGAAGGCCGCCTTCGACCCGGCGCGTCTGCTGAACCCCGACAAGGCCATCCCCACGCTCGCGCGCTGCGCCGAATACGGCAAGCTGCACGTGCGCAACGGCCTGCTGCCGCACCCGGACCTGCCGCGCTTCTGA
- a CDS encoding ion transporter: MSQNPSRTDRYRWHAHNARLGEHLGKPEDDGWRRRWYIIIFEAETRAGRRFDEILLLAIVASVAVVMLDSLPSVHDRAGALFTVLEWLFTLLFTAEYAMRILVVRKPLRYVLSFYGVIDFVSILPTWLAVFAPEMAYLVDVRLLRLLRVFRVLKLTIYFEEAQVLLRALVNARRKIFVFLGTVFIITIILGTVMYVVEGPQHGFTSIPVSMYWAVVTLTTTGFGDLVPRTPLGQFITSLTILLGYSIIAFPTGIIGAELVNTMRERSPKTRICTHCATEGHDADAVFCKRCATKLPPLSTETARSQ; this comes from the coding sequence ATGAGCCAGAACCCATCCCGCACCGACCGCTACCGCTGGCACGCCCATAACGCGCGCCTGGGCGAACACCTCGGCAAACCCGAAGACGACGGGTGGCGCCGACGCTGGTACATCATCATCTTCGAGGCCGAGACCCGCGCCGGCCGCCGGTTCGACGAAATCCTGCTGCTCGCCATCGTCGCTAGCGTGGCGGTGGTGATGCTCGACAGCCTGCCCAGCGTCCATGACCGGGCCGGCGCTTTGTTCACGGTGCTCGAATGGCTGTTCACGCTGCTGTTCACGGCGGAATACGCCATGCGCATCCTCGTCGTTCGCAAGCCTTTGCGTTACGTGCTGAGCTTCTATGGCGTCATCGACTTCGTGTCGATTCTGCCAACGTGGCTGGCCGTCTTTGCGCCCGAAATGGCGTATCTGGTGGACGTGCGCCTGCTGCGGCTGCTGCGCGTGTTCCGGGTGCTCAAGCTCACCATCTACTTTGAAGAAGCGCAGGTGCTGTTGCGCGCGCTGGTCAATGCGCGGCGCAAGATCTTCGTGTTCCTGGGCACGGTGTTCATCATCACCATCATCCTCGGCACGGTGATGTACGTGGTGGAAGGCCCGCAGCATGGCTTCACCAGCATCCCGGTCAGCATGTACTGGGCGGTCGTCACGCTCACCACCACGGGATTTGGGGACTTGGTACCGCGCACGCCACTGGGCCAGTTCATCACCTCGCTCACCATCCTGCTCGGCTACAGCATCATCGCGTTCCCCACCGGCATCATCGGTGCGGAACTGGTGAACACCATGCGCGAGCGCTCGCCCAAGACACGCATCTGCACGCACTGCGCCACCGAAGGCCACGACGCCGACGCCGTGTTCTGCAAGCGCTGCGCAACCAAGCTGCCGCCCCTTTCCACGGAAACCGCGCGCAGCCAGTGA
- the glcE gene encoding glycolate oxidase subunit GlcE — translation MPTTPDTALTPTLARFRDAIAQAASSRTPLTLRGGGTKDFYGRAPVANATVLDTREWSGIVDYDCAELVITARSGTPLVEIEAALAEHKQMLAFEPPHFAADGKLATVGGAFASGLSGPRRQSVGALRDFVLGAVVMDGRGDMLNFGGQVMKNVAGYDVSRLMAGALGTLGLIVQVSLKVLPMPFCDATLRFAMPQAEAIDTLNRWGGQPLPIAASAWIDGALWVRLCGADAAVRAAIAKLGGERVDDAQAAAFWRDLREQSHAFFARALQGSLPLWRIALPPATPPLALGHASADEQLVEWGGGQRWWIDTANTPADTIRDAARKAGGHATLFRNGDRTSTIFMPVAAPLMAVHKRLKDSFDPHGIFNPGRLYADF, via the coding sequence ATGCCCACCACGCCTGACACCGCCCTCACGCCCACACTCGCGCGCTTTCGCGACGCCATTGCGCAAGCCGCAAGCAGCCGCACGCCGCTGACCCTGCGCGGCGGCGGCACGAAGGATTTCTACGGCCGCGCCCCGGTTGCCAACGCCACCGTGCTCGACACGCGCGAGTGGTCCGGCATCGTCGACTACGACTGCGCAGAGCTGGTGATTACCGCACGCAGCGGCACGCCCCTCGTCGAGATCGAAGCCGCACTGGCCGAGCACAAGCAGATGCTGGCGTTCGAGCCGCCGCACTTTGCTGCAGACGGCAAGCTGGCCACCGTGGGCGGCGCGTTTGCATCCGGCCTATCCGGCCCGCGACGGCAATCGGTGGGGGCACTGCGCGACTTCGTGCTCGGCGCCGTGGTGATGGATGGCCGTGGCGACATGCTCAACTTCGGCGGCCAGGTGATGAAGAACGTCGCCGGCTACGACGTCTCGCGTCTGATGGCCGGAGCACTCGGCACGCTGGGCCTGATCGTGCAGGTGTCGTTGAAGGTACTGCCGATGCCGTTCTGCGATGCCACGCTGCGCTTCGCGATGCCGCAAGCCGAAGCCATCGACACGCTCAACCGCTGGGGCGGCCAGCCGCTGCCGATTGCGGCGTCGGCGTGGATCGACGGTGCCCTGTGGGTGCGCCTGTGCGGCGCCGATGCAGCGGTGCGCGCCGCCATCGCCAAGCTCGGCGGCGAGCGTGTCGACGATGCGCAAGCCGCCGCATTCTGGCGCGACCTGCGTGAGCAATCCCATGCGTTCTTCGCGCGCGCCCTGCAAGGCAGCCTGCCGCTGTGGCGCATTGCGCTGCCACCGGCCACGCCGCCGCTGGCACTCGGCCATGCGTCGGCGGATGAACAACTCGTCGAATGGGGTGGTGGCCAGCGCTGGTGGATCGACACCGCCAACACGCCTGCCGACACCATCCGCGATGCCGCCCGCAAGGCCGGCGGCCACGCCACACTGTTCCGCAACGGCGACCGCACCAGCACCATCTTCATGCCGGTCGCCGCGCCGCTGATGGCCGTACACAAACGCCTGAAGGACAGCTTCGACCCACACGGCATCTTCAACCCCGGCCGCTTGTACGCAGATTTCTAA